The Diceros bicornis minor isolate mBicDic1 chromosome 14, mDicBic1.mat.cur, whole genome shotgun sequence genome segment taaaaacaacttaaaaaaccTCTGCCTACTTATAAACGTCAAGATATATTGACCACAACAGCACTATTACAAGTAAAGTCATTaggatttattgagcacctgctgtatagCAGCACTGTGGGAGGGGCTGTGAAGGACACAGAGCAGTACaggacgtggtccctgccctcgaGAGGCTTACAGTCTAGGTGGAGACAGGAGAACCAGGACACATAGGAGCCGGGAGAAAACAGTCCAGGCCAGGATGTGACAGGAGCTGAAAGGAGTTCGGAGTCAGGGGCTCAATGTTCAGTGCCAGGAAAGACAACAACTTAACAACTCCCAGGCCCAGACCAGACCATTAGTGTGCCCTATCCACAGCCTCTACTCCCACCATCTTAAAACACCTGACTCCTCATTCAGCTGCTTTTCAAAGTGCGACAACATGGGGGAGGGTGACGCAGATGGGAAGGGCCTTGGATGAGTTCCAGgggctgatgtcactctctccCTCCTAGAAAAATCCGCTCACCCTACACAAACCCCGAAGACAGAGAGCTCCCCTCTCAAGGAGGCCTGTCAGACCACCCAGGTCCCCCACCCCGAGAGCCAGGAGGAGGCGGCAGTCACTGCTTGAGCTGCCTGAGGTAGAACTGGAGACCCCTACTTCGAGCATGGCCCTTCCCCTTCCAGTCCACTGAGTTGGGAGGGACAGGTGCCCCAGAGCTGCCACCCAGGGCTGAGAGGGTACTAGACAGAAGGACatcggggaggggagaggaggactgggggaggggagagcccaGCTGTGGCTGTAGCATCTGGGCTCCTTGAAAAGTGCAGGGAAGGCCGACAGAGTGGAGGCCAAACACTGAGGCTGGGACCCTGTGGGAAGCAGGGGGGCGGGAGGGGAGGCGGGGCGGTTTGCTACGGGACCCTACCTTCCCCAGGTGTCACAGGACAGAGTGGGGGAATCAAGGGCCAGGAGGGTGCcaagtccccagccctgccctagGCTGTGCCCACCTCGAGGTAACTCTGCCCAACCTCAGAGGAGGCGAGGGGCCTCCAAAGTTTAGATGATGCCCCCACTCTGCTGGGCCCCCTTCAAAGTGCTATCTGTTTACTTCTCAAATTGTAAGGAATTCAGATCTAAGAATGCAGGAAAGGGGCGGGATTTTGTAAGGCCCATGAGACAGTGAGCAGAGGGAGGCCCCTCCGGAGAGTACCCCCCATCGGTGAGGGTCACACCAGCCCCACCTCACCTCCGGGAGAGACAAAACGGAGAGCAGAGGATGAGAGGGTTTTAAATAATAGTTCGCATAATAAAAATACCTAGCCCTCTAATAAGCCTATTATTCtgctaatgtttttttttttaaatagttataatgccagaggctgggggcaggTGGCAAGCAGGGTATGTACATGAGGAGGAGTttaaattaaaacacaaataatAATTAAGACGCACAAACTGAAGGACTGATGCAACAGATGTGGGAGGGGCCTGCGGCAGCCCCTCGTTTCCAGGAAGGCAGGTTAGGGCTTCCTCTTGGAGAAGACCAGCCGGCGTTTGGAGTGGTAGAAatctgaggagagagaagagaagtcaGCCGGGCCGGGAGGAAGAGGGAAACGGCGGCACGGTGCTCTAAGGATACATGAAACGCTCTCTATGAAGGCTCTGGTCTAGGGGCCGGCAGAGTAAGTGCTCCAATCCCAGCATCACTCGCTCATTATTtgtcaagcacctactgtgtgccagataccaTCCTAGGTGCCAGGGACTCAGCAATGAACGAGAGATACAGACCCCTCTCTCATGGAGATAAGATCTTGGTGGGGGAGACGGGCAATGTTAAGAGAAGGAAGCAGCTGTTGATGGTGAAAAAGTGCCGAAGAGAACAAAATCGGCAGGGAAAGGGGACagggagcgtgtgtgtgtgtgcgtgtgtgtgtgtgtgtgatggggaaGGGGAGTTAAGTTGGGACAGGGCAGTCGGGAAATTACTATCATTAGTTTTCTCTCCACTGCAAATTTGCTGTGGGACCTTAGGCAAATCACTCTACCTCTCTGAGCTCTGTTTCCTTGCCTATAAAAGAGTGGCAAGAATGTTATTTGGTATAGGATTGCTATAAGGACTAAGCAAAACCCGCCTTAGAAACTTAGCAAAGGGCCTGGCATATAATGAATGTTCCCGATAAATGTATGCTAGTTGGTCTTGACTGCagacttgctgtgtggccttaggcaagtcgcttcccctctctgggcctgtttccccCTACGCCTAATGGGCAAGCTGGACCAGACAGGTTAGCCCTTGCACCACGAACTCTGAGAGCCTTTGTCCGCTAGTGTCCTTCCCTGCACCTGGCCTCACCTGTCATGCTGGTCTGCCGCCGTTTTCGGCCCTGAGAGGTGCCAGGCCCCCCTGGGGACCCCTCTGGCTGCTCAGGGGAGTGAGGCAGGAGGGTGCAGGACAGCGACAGGTCCACGTGGTCCTCCTCAGCTGTCCCCTGCAGCAGGGCAGGCGAGGTGCTGGGCCGCTTGCCCCCTCCCAGGTCGTCCCGGCCGCCCCGGGGCCTGGGGGACAGGTAGATCTTGGGCAGGCCGAGGCCCCGCACGCGCTCCCAGGCGAAGTCGCCCTCCAGCGGCGTCTCAGTGACAAAGTCGAAGTTCCATCGCTCTCGGGCCTCCTGCACGCAGCTGGCCATCAGTGCATCGCAGTCTCGGCGCAGCTGCTCACTGTCCACCGGGCCGAAGAGGCGGCGGCAGGCCCTGCTGGCCCGCGGGATCTGCTGAGCATCCCTGGGTGGCTCCGACATGGCGCCTGCGGCTGAGACACAAAGGGGCCCAGGTCACTCGGGAAACTGGACCCTCCCTTCCCAGGCCATGCTTCTCTGTGCAACCTCAGCGGAGGTCTTCCTTCTAGAACATGATAAAGGGTCTCTCTGGATCCTTCCAGCTGATTTTCCACCACCTCTGTCCACAGGCCCCCCTAACCCCCCCATAGACACTGGGTGGGGGCAGAGTTCCGCCAGCCTGGCAGCTCAGTGTCACTGAGGCAGCGGGCAGCTGAAGGGCAAGCTAGTCAACAAAGGCAAGTTGACTGCAACAGCAGGGAGCAGGGTCCTGTTTACCACCACATGTTATCAGCTAAAATCAATTTGCTTTCCCCCTGAGGTGTCCCTCCTGGGTGTGAATGCCCTGAGTACGTACTTGCGAATTGCCAGAGTCCAGCAGTTTCCCAACCCCAGCCAGGCCAGGAGGTCAGTTCCCAAATGAACAAACAGGCCAACAGCTCCGCCAGCATCCTGAATCTCCCGCCCAGATGCCCATGTGGGTAACCCTGCTCTGGATCTTAAAAGTACCCTGGACTTTGGGGTAAAAAACACGTGGGTTctagtcctagctctgccacttaaaaaGCCACTTAAGGGGCAGacctcatggcttagtggttaagttcaagcgctccgcttcagcgacccgaggttcgcaggttcggatcccaggtgcggaccaacacaccacttatcaagccaggctgtggcagcgttccatatacaaaatagaggacgatgggtatagacgttagctcagggccaatcttcctcagcaaaaaagaggaagattggcaacagatgttagcccagggccagtcctcctcaccaaaaaaaaaaaaaaaaaaaaaagtcacttaatgtctctgggcctcagtttcctcatctgtaaagtagggcTGTGTGAGAGTTTCAAGGGCACGGATGTGGAAGCATGCTCAAACCATTGGTCGGGGAGTCCCTCCAGGCAAGGCAGATGGAAGACTCGAGAGGCCGTGTCCTGTGGTTGAGAGtgagggctctggagccagactgcctggattggAATCCAGGCTCTGCTGGGTGATGCTGGCAAGGGCTTACTGTCTCTGGGCTCTattttcctcaaatgtaaaatggaGCACAGGAAGAGTGCACACTCAGAGGATTAACTGAGTGAATGGAGGTGATGTGCTCAGAGCGGAACCTGGTATACAGAAGTCTTATTAATTCCCTCTGCCTTCTGGCTGAGCCTCCTCCCCTTCACGCCCCTGCCACCACCTCCCTCAGACAGCAGCTGACAGGTGCTGTGGGCTGAGGGCCTTTCCCAAGGATGTCATCAGGCGGGTGGCCTgggggtgaggaggagctgggcagggcagggcagggcgctGATCTCTCGCAGGCTGAGCCACATCCTGCCAGGCACATCAGGTGATCCGAAGTCTAGACGACCTCAAAGCCCCTGCCCTGTGTTGCCAGCATCCAAGGAACCCGTTTTGCAGGCGAAGAAAATTAAAGGCAGCCGGTCTACCCGGTTCCTCTCCTCCGCTTCAGGAGAAGGAGGGTGAGTTTGCCCATGAGGGTGGCTGGCACCCGCCTGCCCTGCTCTGGCTGGGCTCCAGGAGTGTGCGGCTGCACAACCTCAGCAGGGACTGGGTTTTCCTGGGGACAAGTCCTGATTTGCAGGCTCTGAGGGCGAAAGCTCTGCTGAGTGACCTCCTGGGGCAGGAAGCCCTGGCCCCGTGCCACATCTacccctccccactccacctcTCACACTGAGTGGAGCCCACCATCTCAGCTGACGGGGAGGGGAGGCACTAGGCGAACTTAGACCAACTTTAAAGGGCAGGAGTTCGAACAGATATGAGACTTGTCCCCACACCACACAGCTAAAAAGGCCGAGGGCCACTGCTCCATAGATGGGTTACACAGTACAGGGGGCAGTGCCCTAAAATAACCTTTGCCCACTCTCTTCAGGGCAAGGGTTGgtattcttttatgtatttttatgtgcCAAGGGCTGTTCTAAGaagtttacaaatattaattttccCAAAAAGTGAGTATACTAGCTCTTTTTCACAGAAGAggtaaccaaggctcagagaagttaagtaacttgcccaaggtcacacagctcacaaGTGGCACGgccaggatttgaagccaggccTACTTGCCCTGGGCTCTGTGCTCTGGTGTTGAGCCCTACTTCCTCCCTAATTTTGAGGTTTCTTAACCAGAGAGGCCCAGCAGAACCACTTGGGAAGCTTTTTCAAAATATAGATTGATAGGCCCCTCCCTCCCTAGACCAACTTAACTCAAATAGGAGGAGACTTAAACAAGTGTTTGGCGGTTGCCCAGATGGGCACTCTTGGGGTGCCCGCCAAGAGAGGACACACAGGATGGCTGAAATGGACACTCTGGGTCTCAGTGCCCCATTGGTACCAGGAGAAGCCTGCTTGGGTCTTTATCCGGGAGCTGGATATTCCCTGGCTTCTAGGAGCTGAAGATGGAACCAGAGTCCAGGCAGGGGCCCTCTCTGCTGCCACCACCTCTTCCCTTATGGCTCTCATAGGCTCCCCATCAAAATCTGCTCTGCCGCCCATTATCATAACTCCCAGCTCAGCGGGCACTCTTAGTTTTACAAACACGTAACTGAGAATAGCTTCCTTTGTAGGTCTTTGTGCCTTAGACTTCAACCATATTTTAATCCCCAAGTAAATAGTGAGCACTCGGTAAACACTGTTGAACCAATGGGGTGCTCTTTTTAAGCGGCGTTGGGGGTGCGGGGATCAGCCCAGGGGCAGCGGCGGGAAGGAGAGGCGGGCGAAGCCGCGCTCCGCGGGAAGGCGCGTTTGCTACTCGCGCCGGGGCCGCGAGGGGGCGCTGGCCCCCAGGAAATCACGCGCagggtgggaggggtgtgggccgAGCCCGGGACAGGGGCCGGGAGTCGTGATGAGTCAGTTTCCTGCAAGGCGCTCCCCGCCCGCCAAAACTGCACTTCCACTCCGGCTGCGCGTCACcccgggtggggagggggagagcgGGAGGGGGCCAGGGGCCGCGAACACGTCACGCTGAGGCAGCCAGGCTTCCGAAACCCCCGCCACTGTTAGGAAACCGCGCGCTCTCGCGCCGTCTCTGTGACacgcacacacgcgcgcacacacaccgCACGCACTCCACCTTATCTCCACACCCAAAGCACGGGATGAGTCAGATccctggaaaataaaaatagaccgGAGTAAGGAAAACAAAACCGCTCGAAAGGCCTCCCCGAAACGCGACGtggagggagggacggagggagggagcCGCCCGGGCGCCCTAAAGCGCCAAACCCAGTTCCAAGATTCTTTTCCGCGCGAGGAGGGCGCAAGGGTCCCCCGAGGGCCCGGGACAGGGCGGACGCGCTGTGGTCCGCGCTGGGCAGCTGTGTCCCAAGGACCACTCGCCCCCCTGCTCCGCCCAGTCCAGTCTCCCTCGGAGAGGGAATTCTCCACTAGGTTGGGGGCGCCCGGGCCCCCGGATGCAGGCGACAGAGGCCCTGAGCAGCGTCGCGCCCCCTGAAGCCCCACCCCTCAAAGACGCGACCCCACCCCGGCGGGGGCTGCGCGGCCCGCAGCGCCGCAGAACACCGCTCCCGCCCCGAGCCCATCGGCGCGccccaagggcaggctgggccggGGGCTCCAGGCGGCGGGAGCGAGGTGGGGAGGACTCCTGCGCCTCCCGAACTGACCCGCGTGCGCCAGCCCACTCAGCGCGGGGCCGCGGCTCCGGGTCCCCGAGAGTGCGCCGTGGGGCGGGGACCGGACACCCGGTCCTGGATCTCCCGGTGTCTGGGCTTCCCTGGGAACACTCTGTGCCAGCCAAATAGGTCACTGTGTTTATGGGGGGGACAAACCGAGGAGGGGTAGGGAAGGAGACTTCTGCGTCGCCACTGTCCCCCAGCCCGGGCGGGGTTCTGATCTCACTCGGCCCGTTCCCCGGGGTCTCCTTGTCACCGTGAGTCACCCTCTCGCTTGCCCTTAAGGGACGTGTCCTGACACGTTCCCATGGGCCAGGGACACAGCTCGCGCTGACCTCAGCGCCACCGGGTGGCGGACACGGCGGCGTCGAGGACCCAGACCTCAGGGGTTCGGGCCGGGGCGGCACCGATCAGATCCGAGAGCCGCCCGGGAGCGGATCCCAGAGGAACCTGCTCGGGTCGGCGCTCCCCGCCCCTCCCGGGCCCCTCGGCGGACAGGGGTGCATCCTTACGCCGCGAGCGAGCCGCGCGGGGGGCCCGGGGCGCACCCGCCGGGCGGAGAGCTCCTGGGGCGGCGGGTCCACACCTTCCCCCGCCCCAGCTGTGTTTCAAGGGGACGGCAGCGTGGCAGGGGACCTTCATACTGTGCTCCCTCCCCAACACATCCCGACCCCCGTCACACGCGCGCTTACAGACACCCGTGTGCGCAACGCCGAGACCCACGCGCAGACCCACTCACGTCATTCACTTGTGAACACAGCACACACCCCCGGATACACACGTCCCCGCGGACACAACACACGGACATGCAGGGATACACACACGGACACGCTCAGCTCAGCTCAAGCCGCCTCCTGGGTCCGCTCTTGCCCGCCGtggctccctcacctcctccgaGGGTCTCGGGGTCTCCGTGAATCCGCGCCCGGCTCCGGGTCTCCGAGCTACCGACCGGGGCAGCTGCTCACACCTCCGCTGGCGCCGCCGGGCGCAGCCCATGTAAAAAGGCTCGGCCCTGGAGGCGGGACCGCTGGCTCCACCCCCAGCGCGCCTGGACCGCCTCCCGGGACCCGCGGCTGCTCCCCGGGCCTGGCCGCGCTCCAGCTCCGCGGAGCTCCGAGGCCGACGTCGCGTGCTGCCCGAGCGCGCTCCCTTCCCCGCACCCCCGGCCTGGGTTGTGCGCTTGACACATTTCCCCACGAATTGAGCCACAAATCTGGGTATTTTTAGCTGGGGAGAGAGTTGGCGCTCCCCAGAAGGGGATGGCGTTGTTAGGATGAGCCCCTTTCTGGCCCACTGCGGGCCGACTCTGGGCGAGGATTTACCGAAAGCAGCTGAAAAGACCAGGGGTGACGTTAATAAATGAAAGtccttaaataataaaaatgatgcgTCTCACTTTGCACTCCCCAGAAAAGCCCCACTCTACCAGCGCTGTTCCCGCGGATCCCTCACTACACCGCCTCTCCCCGAGCACCTGGGGCACCCAGACACCCCAACAGAGCCTCTGGGAGGCCAGAACGGAATTCAATCCCCTTTATTTCACaaacgaagaaactgaggcccacagaacTAAAGGGATGCAAAGCTGTTGCTCATCAAATGCCTCGGGGAAGGAGGGAATTGGAGACACTTCCCAGAAAGGGCCCACGTCTCTCCAGGGGAAATCTGACATTGAACTaagctccccaccccctcctgctCCCCACACCCACCTCTCTCTCACCTCAACAGAAGAAACCTCTGTGACTGCAGCTGATTTGATGGCAGGAAGGGCAGAAGGATTTGGTGAGTTGTCTCCTGGATATTCCTCACACAGCCCACATTCACtgctgggtaaactgaggctcagagaagttcatTGACCTGgctcaggtcacacagcaaataaatGGCTGTGGTTGGAACATAGGCCTTTTGCGTCTCACCCAGAGCTCTCTGCCTGTTGCCCCCTCTATTTCAGTGGCTCTAGAAACACGAGAATGGGGAGACACCAGCACCCCTCATTTCCAGGCAGCTTACTGAGGTGACATTGAGGAAGGACAGTTCTGGAAATGTCCACTGGCACTCTTGACCGATACAGAAGCAGGTGAGGTGCCCATCTGCTCCTTCCTACCTCCGCACCCCCCAGCCCTGCTTGCACCTCACCTTTGCCTCCTTCCTTCACCTAAAACATTTGCagtttctgcttttaaaaaaattgcagaGAACAGAGTGTTAATCTGAACAGAATTCCCACTAAAAAATAGAATCCACGCTTGGAGCAGCTGCAGTTGCTGACACCTAGGGCTGTTCGGCGTCTGGAAATCTCTGCCCGGACATGCCCAGTTTTCTTCCTCTAATGCAGCTGACCTCAGGGAGGACAGGCCTCCTCCTTCACTGCTGGGATGGAGCCAGGGTAGGGGCGGGAGGGCGTGGCACCTGACCCTCTGGCCTGCCTGGTATTGGAGTCAGGCCAGGGTTGTAGCCGGACCTCAGGAGGGCCTCAAACAGGCCAGGACCCCAGGACCAGCCCCCTGCTCCCCAGCTCCTTTCTccacacccccaacacacacacccacaccaccCGAAGCCTAGGTTGTCAAATGTCCAGCAGGGGACAAGCATCTCCTCCTGCCTTAAATCCCCTTGGCTCTCAGGCATTTCAAATAGACTTGACATTGTCTGCCTGTttactctggggaaaaaaattttttaatgaaggCTTGTATTGAATTACTTAAAGTTTTGTGGTCCTGAGCTTCACAATGAaataattctttttgttgt includes the following:
- the CDKN1A gene encoding cyclin-dependent kinase inhibitor 1, whose protein sequence is MSEPPRDAQQIPRASRACRRLFGPVDSEQLRRDCDALMASCVQEARERWNFDFVTETPLEGDFAWERVRGLGLPKIYLSPRPRGGRDDLGGGKRPSTSPALLQGTAEEDHVDLSLSCTLLPHSPEQPEGSPGGPGTSQGRKRRQTSMTDFYHSKRRLVFSKRKP